A window of the Desulfobacula toluolica Tol2 genome harbors these coding sequences:
- a CDS encoding class I SAM-dependent methyltransferase, whose product MDNIFNKKFWLTEWEKDKQTDTYNVHKGFSTPEYWDKAAQTYNQNKKEVRDRRLEKTLEFLERSGLLFKGMTVLEIGCGTGMLAIELAKQGAKVTALDFSQGMLSVFKQNIPNEIKEQITILHENWYKTDIAANGWEKKFDLVIAFMSPGVAGPDSFFKMMSCSKKGCAIRGWAAKRKHTILSDLWQKIMGIPLEDKPQSILYKINLLFSMGFFPEITFDTIEWEQTVSIKDEFDSQMAFFQKVSNKPEGELEEIIRRHLDTVSTPDNHIVRQHKGLTATAVWIIDKSYP is encoded by the coding sequence ATGGACAATATATTTAATAAAAAATTTTGGCTCACAGAGTGGGAAAAGGATAAACAAACAGATACCTACAATGTTCATAAAGGTTTTTCCACCCCGGAATACTGGGATAAAGCTGCACAAACATATAATCAGAACAAAAAGGAAGTCCGGGATCGCCGCCTGGAAAAAACTCTTGAATTTTTAGAAAGAAGCGGGCTTTTGTTCAAGGGAATGACCGTCCTTGAAATCGGTTGCGGGACGGGTATGCTTGCCATTGAACTGGCAAAACAGGGAGCAAAGGTGACTGCCCTTGATTTTTCCCAAGGGATGCTATCTGTATTTAAACAAAACATTCCCAATGAAATTAAAGAACAGATCACTATTCTTCATGAAAATTGGTATAAGACGGATATAGCAGCAAACGGATGGGAAAAGAAATTTGACCTTGTGATTGCATTCATGTCCCCTGGTGTTGCAGGCCCTGACTCTTTTTTCAAGATGATGAGTTGTTCAAAAAAAGGCTGTGCCATAAGGGGATGGGCTGCAAAAAGAAAGCATACCATTCTTTCAGATCTGTGGCAAAAAATTATGGGAATCCCTTTGGAAGATAAACCGCAGAGCATTTTGTATAAAATAAATTTATTGTTTTCCATGGGTTTTTTTCCGGAGATTACCTTTGATACCATTGAATGGGAGCAAACCGTTTCAATCAAAGATGAATTTGACAGCCAGATGGCTTTTTTTCAAAAGGTAAGCAACAAACCTGAAGGTGAACTTGAAGAGATTATCCGACGTCATCTTGATACTGTCTCAACACCTGACAATCATATCGTCAGGCAGCATAAAGGGCTGACTGCCACGGCTGTCTGGATAATTGACAAATCTTATCCATAA